In the genome of Marinicella rhabdoformis, one region contains:
- a CDS encoding ABC transporter substrate-binding protein — MNKKINLLCFILLLSACQKNEDNVTFSNQSSVIDGIKTYRHSEDGKPTSLDPIKAATQYSSFVVTNIFDTLYTYKYLKRPYELKPNLAQEMPVISDDGLTYTIKIKSGVTFHDHAAFGLDNNKGREVVAEDFVYSIKRTFDPNNRASGAWLWQGKIQGLDQWKADGADYNRAISGLTALDSQTIQIQLIKPYPQLTYTFAQAFSAVVPKEVVDALGQEFGSKPIGSGPFILDKFDSEVAYFDKNPDFRKEPFDIHYEGYDEAIHGKTGIDSLDGKNPPFIDKLEIHFVKESTSRWNSFTKGDEIQYTTVPKDKQNTVILSKSPLTLHPQITENFNYRYGMEAGFVYGGFNMDDPDFGINGDPEHDAKSKALRCAIQRSHNWEQKNRAFYFGLGTIFPGIITPSVSEFDPNQSYDSVTLDVEAAKQMLTDQGWDATNLPVFEYHVAGSVLNKQFFEQMRGFMNKMGYPLHLIEYHPYPSFGTFNKAIKNREAPFFFMAWTLDYPDAENTLQLLYGPNQSPGSNNFNYQNPEYDALYEKASVMQPSPERTKIYREMNQMVVDDCVLVSGLSRNKIHLWHKNVITYPDRQMLGGGHIRYVDVK; from the coding sequence ATGAACAAAAAAATCAACCTCCTTTGTTTTATATTGTTGCTGTCTGCATGTCAAAAAAACGAAGACAATGTGACTTTTTCCAATCAATCTTCTGTCATTGACGGTATCAAAACTTACCGCCACTCTGAAGACGGCAAGCCCACATCTTTAGATCCCATCAAAGCAGCCACCCAATATTCCAGCTTTGTCGTCACCAATATTTTTGACACACTTTATACCTATAAATACCTTAAAAGGCCTTATGAACTGAAACCCAATTTGGCTCAAGAAATGCCAGTCATCAGTGATGATGGCCTCACCTACACCATCAAAATTAAATCAGGTGTCACCTTTCATGACCACGCCGCTTTTGGTCTAGACAACAACAAAGGACGTGAAGTGGTCGCCGAAGATTTTGTTTATTCTATTAAAAGAACTTTTGACCCCAATAACCGCGCTTCTGGTGCTTGGTTATGGCAAGGTAAAATTCAAGGATTAGACCAATGGAAAGCAGACGGCGCAGATTATAATAGAGCCATATCTGGTCTTACTGCCTTGGACTCACAAACCATCCAAATACAATTGATAAAGCCCTACCCTCAATTAACTTACACTTTTGCTCAAGCTTTTTCAGCTGTGGTACCAAAAGAAGTGGTAGATGCCCTAGGGCAAGAGTTTGGCTCCAAGCCCATAGGATCAGGTCCATTCATACTGGATAAATTCGATTCTGAAGTGGCTTACTTTGACAAGAACCCAGACTTCAGAAAAGAACCTTTTGACATACATTATGAAGGCTATGACGAAGCCATTCATGGTAAAACAGGCATTGATTCTTTAGATGGTAAAAACCCGCCTTTCATCGATAAATTAGAAATTCACTTTGTTAAAGAATCTACATCTCGTTGGAACTCCTTCACCAAAGGCGATGAAATTCAGTACACCACCGTTCCAAAAGACAAACAAAACACGGTCATCCTGAGCAAAAGTCCATTGACATTGCACCCACAAATCACGGAAAACTTCAACTACCGATATGGCATGGAAGCTGGCTTTGTCTATGGCGGATTTAATATGGATGACCCAGATTTTGGCATCAATGGCGACCCAGAACATGACGCCAAGAGTAAAGCCTTGCGATGTGCGATTCAAAGAAGCCACAATTGGGAACAAAAAAATCGCGCCTTTTACTTTGGCCTCGGCACCATTTTCCCAGGCATCATAACCCCATCAGTATCAGAATTTGACCCAAACCAGTCTTATGACTCCGTCACCTTAGATGTAGAAGCTGCCAAACAAATGTTGACTGATCAAGGCTGGGATGCGACGAACTTACCGGTATTTGAGTACCATGTCGCGGGCAGTGTATTGAACAAACAATTTTTTGAGCAGATGCGTGGCTTCATGAACAAAATGGGCTACCCATTACATTTAATTGAATACCACCCTTACCCCAGTTTTGGCACATTCAACAAAGCCATTAAAAACCGTGAAGCACCCTTCTTCTTCATGGCTTGGACTTTGGACTATCCAGATGCTGAGAACACGCTACAACTGCTCTACGGCCCCAATCAATCCCCTGGCTCTAACAACTTCAACTATCAAAATCCCGAATACGATGCTTTGTATGAAAAAGCCAGCGTGATGCAACCATCACCTGAAAGGACCAAGATATACAGAGAAATGAACCAAATGGTGGTTGATGATTGTGTATTGGTATCTGGTTTATCACGCAACAAAATTCACCTTTGGCACAAAAATGTCATCACCTACCCTGACAGGCAGATGCTGGGCGGTGGGCACATCAGATACGTTGATGTGAAATAA
- a CDS encoding ABC transporter permease, whose product MDLLKFALKKLIGGIPLILGVTLVSFLLMVYFGPDLTYEQLGKNPTAEEIAQVRETLGYNQPFIVRYGQYLMELITLDFGFSMVKDQPVSHMLAQSIPVSLQLTLPGFILGNLLAVILALWATAHRGQWIDKTIMTGAVIGMSVSFLVVIIAFQIMLSSRYGMNLFPVRGWNIYSADGTFSWWQYLQFVTVPTLATVFVALGYNTRFYRAVLVEEINKDHVRTARAFGHSQKHIMYKAVLKNAMVPIITRVMFSIPLVVVSGSLLIESYFGIPGVGQVTYDAIIAGDQPILKAVVGLTAALFVVILLLTDILYRAFDPRVELK is encoded by the coding sequence ATGGATTTACTCAAATTTGCCCTCAAAAAACTCATAGGAGGCATACCGCTGATATTGGGCGTGACCTTGGTGTCGTTCCTATTGATGGTTTACTTTGGGCCAGACCTCACCTATGAACAACTGGGGAAAAACCCTACGGCTGAAGAAATAGCACAGGTTCGCGAAACCTTGGGTTATAACCAACCTTTCATTGTCCGTTATGGCCAGTACTTGATGGAACTCATCACATTAGATTTTGGTTTTTCTATGGTCAAAGATCAACCCGTTTCTCACATGCTGGCACAGTCTATACCTGTTTCACTACAACTGACACTGCCCGGCTTTATCCTTGGCAACCTATTGGCCGTCATATTGGCACTTTGGGCTACAGCTCATCGAGGTCAATGGATAGACAAAACCATCATGACTGGTGCTGTTATTGGTATGAGCGTGTCATTTTTGGTGGTCATCATTGCCTTCCAAATCATGCTCTCCTCTCGATATGGAATGAACCTATTCCCAGTTCGTGGATGGAATATATATTCAGCAGATGGTACTTTTTCATGGTGGCAGTATTTGCAATTCGTCACCGTCCCCACACTGGCAACAGTTTTTGTGGCACTGGGTTACAACACGCGATTTTATCGGGCCGTTCTGGTCGAAGAAATCAACAAAGACCACGTGCGCACAGCGCGTGCCTTTGGCCATTCACAAAAACACATCATGTACAAAGCCGTGTTAAAAAACGCCATGGTTCCTATCATCACGCGGGTGATGTTTTCTATCCCTTTGGTGGTGGTATCTGGGTCCTTATTGATTGAAAGTTATTTCGGTATTCCTGGCGTGGGTCAAGTCACTTATGATGCCATCATTGCCGGCGACCAACCCATACTCAAAGCCGTAGTCGGCTTAACTGCTGCCTTGTTTGTTGTGATTTTATTACTGACCGACATATTGTATCGGGCATTTGATCCACGGGTTGAATTAAAGTGA
- a CDS encoding ABC transporter permease produces the protein MNHRQNIQLNPESLWHKSWVKFKQDRMGISGAIIVLLYLGIALGVWFGLWGGDWGTTTDAFQQSPSWQHWFGTNAIGQDVAERAIYSTKVAFEVGLTVTVLSTLIGAILGAWAGFFSGRWIDSIVLWLLGVLDSIPFYLFVAAVAYAMQGSIFAMHVAMVAVFWTTTARIIRAEVIKLKQQEFVEAAQSLGVKTPGIIFKHILPNTSHLLLVQGTITFVAAIKTEVILSFLGLGVKNGISWGLMISEATNDIQAGYFNNFAAASCFLFVLVIGFNLFSDAVQDALDPKKIH, from the coding sequence ATGAATCACAGGCAAAACATCCAGTTGAATCCTGAATCTTTGTGGCACAAATCGTGGGTTAAATTCAAACAAGACCGCATGGGCATCAGCGGCGCCATCATAGTGCTGTTGTATCTGGGTATTGCTTTGGGGGTTTGGTTTGGCCTTTGGGGCGGTGACTGGGGAACCACCACAGACGCCTTTCAACAATCGCCTTCTTGGCAACATTGGTTTGGTACCAACGCCATTGGACAAGATGTGGCAGAACGTGCCATATACAGTACAAAAGTCGCATTTGAAGTAGGACTCACCGTCACTGTTTTATCAACCCTAATTGGTGCGATACTGGGTGCTTGGGCAGGCTTTTTCAGTGGCCGTTGGATCGACAGCATCGTCCTTTGGCTGCTTGGGGTACTTGATTCCATCCCTTTTTACTTATTTGTTGCTGCAGTGGCTTATGCCATGCAAGGATCAATCTTTGCCATGCATGTGGCCATGGTGGCTGTTTTTTGGACCACCACAGCCCGCATCATTCGTGCCGAAGTGATCAAACTGAAACAACAAGAGTTCGTAGAAGCGGCTCAAAGTTTGGGTGTAAAAACACCTGGCATTATTTTCAAACACATTTTACCCAACACCTCACACTTACTTTTGGTTCAAGGCACCATTACTTTTGTAGCCGCCATTAAAACCGAAGTGATATTAAGCTTTTTGGGGCTGGGTGTGAAAAACGGCATCAGCTGGGGACTGATGATTTCAGAAGCCACCAATGACATTCAAGCCGGTTATTTCAATAATTTTGCAGCCGCTTCATGCTTCTTATTCGTCCTGGTTATCGGCTTTAATTTATTTTCAGATGCCGTTCAAGATGCACTTGACCCAAAAAAAATACACTAA
- a CDS encoding SOS response-associated peptidase family protein, which produces MCGAFHLVKETKSLDLMAYLGTPEFSGKGLCVPASEIEIVLENSQGRECRKAKWWLLLGKDGKPNYHYATFNSRSDKLASSFLTQKPFKTSRCIIPASAVIEGQNKKYHTVSRVGQALALGGLYKTYEVDGELITTASVITCPGNPKWANFHAKSTPLMLDTSDEDLIDMWLDPGFHQTEAFNDALSGRLFFDLNITPITAARDLTATGASFNCPAD; this is translated from the coding sequence ATGTGTGGTGCATTTCATTTGGTTAAGGAAACCAAAAGCCTGGATTTAATGGCTTATTTGGGTACACCTGAATTTTCTGGTAAGGGCTTGTGTGTGCCGGCATCTGAAATTGAAATTGTGTTGGAAAATTCGCAAGGCAGAGAATGTCGTAAGGCAAAGTGGTGGTTGTTACTGGGTAAAGACGGTAAGCCGAACTATCATTATGCCACTTTCAATAGCCGCTCAGACAAGCTGGCATCTTCTTTCTTGACCCAAAAGCCATTCAAAACGTCACGTTGTATTATTCCTGCCAGTGCAGTGATCGAAGGGCAGAATAAAAAATACCACACCGTCAGTCGAGTGGGTCAGGCTTTGGCATTGGGTGGTTTGTATAAGACCTATGAAGTTGATGGTGAATTGATTACCACAGCATCTGTGATCACCTGTCCGGGCAACCCTAAATGGGCAAACTTTCATGCCAAATCTACGCCATTGATGCTGGATACCAGTGATGAAGATTTGATTGATATGTGGTTGGATCCGGGCTTTCATCAAACCGAGGCATTTAATGACGCATTAAGTGGCCGGTTATTTTTTGATCTGAACATCACGCCAATAACGGCTGCCCGTGACTTAACCGCCACGGGTGCTTCATTCAATTGTCCTGCAGATTAA
- a CDS encoding threonine synthase — MKLNPHIAHLTCTFCDAHYDLDQVMNLCPKDNRPLQFVYDTDRIKNTDWYQPDRKNMWRFSGLLPISEGYTTLEEGYTPLLDYNDHPLAQQHNFELFIKDEGKGHKGFGQNPTLSFKDRGMAVVINMAQHHKLDKLVVPTQGNAGDSLARYADHTGIAATIIMPDDTPAPIIGNVAALSRKNPNIQLEMVKGTIKEAGLLMKEKFIPQGHFNVATFQEPGWRIDGKKTMGLELAEPNLMSDQWQLPDVILYPTGGGTGILGMWKAFDELEALGMIGPERPKIIAVQSAATPPVKNAIDKNLFEPEATDAGKTLAVGLNVAGGVGHFKVVDIVKKSGGTSVAISEQDIAQQLSHIWQEKHWWICPEGAACLAAIDPLVEQGYIKPKDQVVVFNTGSFEKYLPEVRHLL; from the coding sequence ATGAAACTGAACCCACACATCGCACACCTGACCTGCACTTTCTGCGACGCACATTACGACTTAGACCAAGTCATGAACCTGTGTCCAAAAGACAACCGACCCTTACAATTTGTTTACGATACAGACCGCATAAAAAACACCGACTGGTATCAACCCGACAGAAAAAACATGTGGCGATTTTCTGGTTTATTACCCATATCTGAAGGTTACACCACCCTTGAGGAAGGTTACACGCCACTACTTGATTACAATGACCACCCATTGGCACAACAACACAACTTTGAACTGTTCATCAAAGACGAAGGCAAAGGACACAAAGGCTTTGGCCAAAACCCGACACTCAGTTTCAAAGACCGCGGCATGGCGGTGGTCATCAACATGGCACAACATCACAAACTGGATAAACTGGTGGTACCAACACAAGGCAATGCGGGTGATTCATTGGCTCGCTATGCAGACCACACGGGCATCGCAGCCACCATCATCATGCCCGATGACACACCTGCACCTATCATTGGTAATGTCGCCGCTTTGAGCAGGAAAAACCCTAACATTCAACTTGAAATGGTCAAAGGCACCATCAAAGAAGCCGGTTTATTAATGAAGGAAAAATTCATTCCCCAAGGCCACTTCAATGTCGCCACCTTCCAAGAGCCAGGCTGGCGCATAGACGGTAAAAAAACCATGGGGCTGGAACTGGCTGAACCCAACTTGATGTCAGACCAATGGCAGCTTCCTGATGTCATCCTCTATCCCACCGGTGGCGGCACCGGCATACTCGGCATGTGGAAAGCCTTTGATGAATTAGAAGCTTTGGGCATGATTGGTCCAGAAAGACCGAAAATCATCGCTGTTCAGTCCGCTGCCACACCACCGGTTAAAAACGCCATCGATAAAAACCTGTTTGAACCCGAAGCCACAGACGCTGGTAAAACACTGGCCGTAGGCTTGAACGTGGCAGGCGGCGTCGGACATTTTAAAGTGGTAGATATCGTCAAAAAAAGTGGTGGCACATCAGTGGCCATTTCAGAACAAGACATAGCGCAACAACTGTCCCATATCTGGCAAGAAAAACACTGGTGGATATGCCCAGAAGGGGCCGCTTGTCTGGCTGCCATCGACCCATTGGTAGAACAAGGCTACATCAAGCCGAAGGACCAAGTGGTGGTCTTCAACACAGGTTCATTTGAAAAATACCTGCCCGAAGTCAGACATCTGCTTTAG
- the recG gene encoding ATP-dependent DNA helicase RecG: MELEQLKGVGKASVEKLNQLGIHEVTDLLFHLPLRYEDKTRITDIADAQGFQYAQIEGFITKSYVTQGNRPILVVEVADDSSSIQLKFFNFYYSQKLKMKQDLRIRAYGEVRWGMQGKEIIHPEFELSPKSKLADSLTAIYPKTEGLSQKLIQKALIQSMALLSKGELQLSELLPAQWLSSQDLPTLEEALIQVHTPAPDTNLTALINNQHPGQQRLKVEEMLAHFLALHQVKSQAQSHPAPELPITAQQAKSLTDKLPFTLTGAQQRVVAEIHKDMAGQLPMQRLVQGDVGSGKTVVAAMAIQAALSHGKQSVMMAPTEILAEQHYLGLQEFFEPEHIAFLSGSIKGKARETVLEQIATTAQVVIGTHALFQQDVIYRDLALVVVDEQHRFGVHQRLALKQKGADKGEVPHNLIMTATPIPRTLAQVAYANLDISVIDELPPGRKAINTVLISNDKMPQLAERIIKACSAGEQAYWVCTLIEESENLRAKAAEDTYQELQDWFPDIKIGLVHGRLKGDEKKQIMAEFKANQIQLLVATTVIEVGVDVPNASLMVIDNAERLGLSQLHQLRGRVGRGNRQSHCVLMYQGPLSQNAQTRLQTMRNSNDGFEIARQDLKLRGPGEILGTQQKGSMAFRLSDPEKDAELFETARALADMMLKKHPENCKKLTQRWHRTGQELAKV; the protein is encoded by the coding sequence ATGGAATTGGAGCAGCTTAAAGGTGTCGGAAAAGCCTCAGTTGAAAAATTGAATCAACTGGGCATTCATGAAGTCACCGATTTGCTGTTCCACCTGCCTTTGCGCTACGAAGACAAAACCCGCATCACGGACATTGCGGATGCACAGGGTTTTCAGTATGCACAAATTGAAGGTTTTATCACCAAAAGTTACGTCACCCAAGGTAATAGGCCTATTTTGGTGGTTGAAGTTGCCGATGATTCATCATCAATTCAACTTAAATTCTTCAACTTCTATTATTCTCAAAAGCTAAAAATGAAGCAAGACCTGCGGATTCGCGCATACGGTGAAGTGCGTTGGGGCATGCAAGGCAAGGAAATCATACACCCAGAGTTTGAACTGTCACCGAAATCTAAATTGGCAGACAGCTTGACCGCGATTTACCCCAAGACAGAAGGCTTGAGTCAAAAGTTGATTCAAAAAGCCTTGATACAAAGCATGGCCTTGTTGTCTAAAGGCGAGTTGCAGTTATCTGAACTGCTGCCAGCGCAGTGGTTGTCATCACAAGATTTGCCGACCTTAGAAGAGGCATTGATTCAGGTGCATACGCCAGCACCAGACACCAACCTCACCGCCTTGATCAACAACCAACACCCAGGGCAACAGCGTTTAAAAGTGGAAGAAATGTTGGCCCATTTTCTAGCCCTGCATCAAGTCAAAAGCCAAGCACAAAGCCACCCAGCACCCGAATTGCCCATCACCGCGCAACAAGCAAAATCATTGACCGACAAGCTGCCTTTTACCCTCACAGGCGCACAACAGCGTGTGGTAGCAGAAATACACAAAGACATGGCAGGCCAGTTGCCGATGCAACGGTTGGTACAAGGCGATGTCGGCAGTGGTAAAACCGTGGTAGCAGCGATGGCCATACAAGCGGCATTGAGCCACGGTAAACAATCGGTGATGATGGCCCCGACTGAAATTCTGGCAGAACAGCATTACCTTGGGCTTCAAGAGTTTTTCGAACCCGAGCATATCGCCTTTTTAAGTGGCAGCATCAAAGGCAAAGCCCGTGAAACTGTCTTGGAACAGATTGCCACAACGGCACAAGTGGTCATTGGAACCCATGCGCTGTTCCAACAAGATGTGATTTATCGAGATTTGGCATTGGTGGTGGTTGATGAACAACACCGCTTCGGCGTCCACCAAAGACTGGCCTTAAAACAAAAAGGTGCCGACAAAGGCGAAGTGCCGCATAATTTGATCATGACCGCCACACCGATACCGAGGACATTGGCACAAGTGGCCTACGCCAACCTCGATATATCTGTGATTGATGAACTGCCACCGGGCAGAAAAGCCATCAACACCGTTTTGATTTCCAATGACAAAATGCCACAACTGGCCGAACGCATCATCAAAGCCTGTTCAGCTGGGGAACAAGCCTATTGGGTTTGTACCTTGATTGAAGAATCAGAAAATCTGCGAGCCAAAGCCGCAGAAGACACTTACCAAGAATTACAAGACTGGTTTCCAGATATAAAAATAGGTCTGGTTCATGGCCGGCTCAAAGGTGATGAAAAGAAACAAATCATGGCCGAATTCAAAGCCAATCAAATTCAATTACTGGTGGCAACAACGGTCATAGAAGTCGGTGTCGATGTGCCGAATGCCAGTTTGATGGTGATAGACAATGCCGAACGCTTGGGCTTGTCACAATTGCACCAACTGCGTGGCCGCGTCGGTCGGGGTAACCGCCAAAGTCATTGCGTCTTGATGTACCAAGGCCCATTGAGCCAAAACGCCCAAACCCGCCTACAAACCATGCGCAACAGCAACGACGGTTTTGAAATTGCGCGCCAAGATTTAAAGCTGCGAGGCCCGGGCGAAATTCTCGGCACCCAGCAAAAAGGCAGCATGGCTTTCAGGCTATCGGACCCTGAAAAAGATGCCGAATTATTTGAAACCGCCAGAGCGCTGGCCGATATGATGCTGAAAAAACACCCAGAAAACTGCAAAAAACTGACCCAACGCTGGCACCGAACGGGGCAAGAATTGGCTAAGGTTTAG
- a CDS encoding RidA family protein produces MKNTINTENAPAAIGTYSQAVVHNGTLFTSGQIPIDPATGEMLEHDFEKQAHQVFKNLIAIADAAGTSLQNAIKLNVFVQDLENFAALNTIMGQYIQEPYPARAAIQAARLPKDSMIEIDAIIAME; encoded by the coding sequence ATGAAAAATACCATTAATACAGAAAATGCACCTGCTGCTATTGGCACCTATTCACAGGCCGTCGTTCACAATGGCACTTTGTTTACATCAGGTCAGATTCCAATTGATCCAGCCACAGGTGAAATGCTTGAGCATGACTTTGAAAAACAGGCGCACCAAGTATTTAAGAATTTGATTGCGATTGCTGATGCCGCGGGCACATCGTTACAAAATGCGATTAAATTGAATGTGTTTGTGCAGGACTTAGAAAATTTTGCTGCTTTGAACACCATCATGGGCCAATACATACAAGAACCTTATCCAGCAAGGGCAGCCATTCAAGCCGCCAGACTGCCTAAAGATTCTATGATTGAAATAGATGCCATCATAGCGATGGAGTGA
- a CDS encoding RelA/SpoT family protein yields the protein MNGLSFTSQTMSHKAVQAAFKLLKEKTNAYLNTQEKEQLRKAVHFGAYCHEKQIRKSGEPYITHPITVAAILATLRVDVDTLIAGVLHDTIEDTDATYQQLTGEFNADVAYLVEGVTKLDKIKFRNIKEAQAETFVKMLFAMAEDIRVIIIKLSDRLHNMRTISAMSVSGQRRISQETIDVYAPIAERLGLKSIQKEMERHAFQALHPNQSAEVETTIARIAGNRKKAVDRIRKTIEKSLLESGMAAKVVARQKSAYSAYKKAQLKKLEIEDIHDLFGVRIIVKELPQCYLALGIIHNIYPPNENGFKDYIAVPKQNGYQSLHTVVTGPYALKLEVQIRTEEMDHLSEAGVAAHWIYKQKDGNTSPSLNKARNWLNSLLKLQKDSVSSLEFYENLKKDLGTDEIYVFTPKGDLIQLPKRSTVLDFAFGIHTSVGSHAESVQVNGETKSLAHELKTGDTVSIKTSDDLKVHADWLRHVRSSKARTAIRKELKQIEDSDAMILGHRMLDRALDTYDHSFEQVDNKSIKRALKHYQLNSLDDMLKAFAYGELLPSIVAKKMLPMMKQRRISGDYIPKEALTIDGSEGSIVHYPNCCQPLPGDKIMGHLSQSKGVVIHRNNCTNLREISKNNPERLLMSSWALKTRGVFKSTLVVDVINKTGVLASLAAVIAEQGVNIVSIDQADKDSGFTELVFEVNVENKPHAEDLMNKLQSHRDVLNVRRKYDEKYH from the coding sequence GTGAATGGATTGTCTTTCACATCCCAAACCATGAGCCACAAAGCAGTACAGGCTGCTTTCAAGCTGCTCAAAGAAAAAACCAACGCCTACCTTAATACCCAAGAAAAAGAACAGCTGCGTAAAGCCGTTCATTTTGGCGCGTATTGCCACGAAAAACAAATCCGTAAATCTGGCGAACCTTACATCACACACCCCATCACCGTGGCAGCCATCCTGGCGACCTTGCGTGTTGATGTGGATACATTGATAGCTGGTGTTTTACATGACACCATAGAAGATACCGATGCGACATATCAACAATTAACCGGAGAGTTCAATGCAGATGTCGCCTACTTGGTAGAAGGGGTTACCAAGCTAGATAAAATCAAATTCAGAAACATCAAAGAAGCACAGGCAGAAACTTTTGTCAAAATGCTGTTTGCGATGGCTGAAGACATCCGTGTCATTATCATTAAATTGTCAGACCGTTTACATAACATGCGAACCATTTCAGCCATGAGTGTTTCGGGTCAGCGCAGAATTTCTCAAGAAACCATTGATGTTTACGCGCCAATTGCCGAACGATTGGGTTTGAAATCAATACAAAAAGAAATGGAGCGCCACGCTTTTCAAGCATTGCATCCGAACCAAAGTGCCGAAGTTGAAACAACGATTGCGCGCATTGCTGGAAACCGTAAAAAAGCGGTAGACAGGATTCGGAAAACGATAGAAAAATCATTGTTAGAATCTGGTATGGCGGCCAAAGTCGTGGCCAGACAAAAGTCAGCTTATAGTGCTTACAAAAAAGCACAGCTTAAAAAGCTAGAAATTGAAGACATCCATGATTTATTCGGTGTCCGCATCATTGTCAAAGAATTACCGCAATGTTATTTGGCCTTAGGCATCATTCATAACATATACCCACCGAATGAAAATGGTTTTAAGGATTATATTGCGGTGCCAAAACAAAATGGCTATCAATCTTTGCATACGGTGGTTACTGGACCCTATGCACTGAAGTTAGAGGTGCAAATTCGTACCGAAGAAATGGACCATTTGTCTGAGGCAGGTGTAGCAGCACACTGGATATACAAGCAAAAAGATGGCAACACCAGCCCGTCATTAAATAAAGCCAGAAATTGGCTGAATTCCTTGCTGAAGTTACAAAAAGACTCCGTCAGCTCATTAGAGTTTTATGAGAATTTGAAAAAAGACCTTGGGACAGATGAGATTTATGTGTTCACTCCAAAAGGTGATCTGATTCAGTTACCCAAACGCTCAACCGTATTGGATTTTGCATTTGGCATCCATACTTCAGTAGGCTCACACGCAGAATCAGTTCAGGTTAATGGTGAAACCAAAAGCTTGGCACACGAACTGAAAACGGGTGACACGGTCAGCATCAAAACTTCAGATGACTTAAAGGTTCATGCAGATTGGTTGCGTCATGTGCGTTCAAGCAAAGCACGAACAGCCATCCGAAAAGAGTTAAAACAAATTGAAGACTCTGATGCCATGATCTTGGGCCACCGGATGTTGGATAGAGCACTGGATACTTATGACCACAGTTTTGAGCAAGTGGACAATAAATCAATCAAAAGGGCGCTCAAACATTACCAATTGAACAGCTTAGATGATATGTTAAAAGCCTTTGCCTATGGTGAATTGTTGCCATCTATAGTGGCAAAGAAAATGCTGCCCATGATGAAACAACGCAGAATCTCAGGTGATTATATTCCGAAGGAAGCTTTGACGATTGACGGTTCTGAAGGCAGCATTGTGCATTACCCTAATTGTTGCCAACCGTTGCCCGGCGATAAAATTATGGGACATTTAAGTCAATCTAAAGGTGTGGTCATTCACAGAAACAACTGTACCAATTTAAGAGAAATCAGCAAAAATAATCCAGAACGGTTATTGATGTCATCTTGGGCCCTGAAAACACGTGGTGTGTTCAAATCCACATTGGTGGTCGATGTAATCAATAAGACCGGTGTACTGGCTTCTTTGGCTGCGGTGATTGCCGAACAAGGTGTTAATATTGTTTCGATTGACCAAGCTGATAAAGATTCAGGTTTCACAGAGTTGGTTTTTGAAGTGAATGTGGAGAATAAACCACATGCTGAAGATTTGATGAATAAACTGCAGTCACACAGAGACGTACTTAACGTCAGAAGGAAATACGATGAAAAATACCATTAA
- the rpoZ gene encoding DNA-directed RNA polymerase subunit omega gives MARVTVEDCLEKVPNRFDLVLMAAKRARLIANGQTPMLDEENDKPTVLALREIAEDKINNEVLEELELEAKRARELEAWNAAAETQESDELE, from the coding sequence ATGGCACGAGTTACTGTAGAAGATTGTTTAGAAAAGGTACCTAATCGTTTTGATTTGGTGTTGATGGCAGCGAAACGCGCCCGTTTGATAGCCAATGGCCAAACACCGATGTTGGACGAAGAAAATGACAAGCCAACAGTTTTGGCTTTGCGAGAAATTGCTGAAGACAAAATCAACAACGAAGTACTGGAAGAATTAGAGTTAGAAGCGAAGCGCGCAAGAGAATTGGAAGCTTGGAATGCCGCGGCAGAAACGCAAGAAAGCGATGAGCTTGAATGA